From the Paenibacillus sp. R14(2021) genome, the window GAGCTGGAATCGGAAGCTCGCGAAGAAACGAACCAGATGCTGGAGATTTATCGCGATTTCTGCGAGAACTTCTTGGCGATTCCGGTCATTATGGGACAGAAAACGCCTTCGGAACGTTTTGCGGGTGCAGTGGATACGTATTCCATCGAGGCGATGATGAAGGACGGACGTGCGGTACAAGCAGGGACTTCGCATTATCTGGGTACGAAGTTTGCGGTTGCGTTCGATATTAAATATTTGGATCGCGAAAACACGCAGCAATTTGTTCATACGACGTCCTGGGGCGTTTCCACGCGCTTGCTGGGCGCGATGATCATGGTGCATGGGGATGATCGCGGTCTAGTCCTTCCTCCGAAGGTAGCGCCTACGCAGGTCGTTATGATTCCGATCGGACCTCCGAAGACACGCGAGCAGGTTGTTGGCCGCGTGGACGAGCTGTATGTCGAGCTTAAGAAAGCCGGCATTCGCGTGAAGGTGGATGACCGCACGGACATGAGCCCGGGCTGGAAATTCAACGAGTACGAGATGCGCGGCGTTCCGATTCGCCTTGAACTGGGTCCTCGGGATATGGAGAACGGACAAGTTGTTCTTGTTTCGCGGATCTCAGGCGAGAAACGCATCGTGCTGCAAGCTAGCTTGAAGGAAGAAATTAATCGTATGCTGACCGAGATCCACAATGATATGCTTGAGCGTGCGAAGCAATTCCGTTCGGAGCACTCGTATTCAGTGGAGACGCTGGACGAGATGAAAGCTTTGTTCGAAGAGCAGCGCGGCTTTGCACTTGCAGGCTGGTGCGGTTCCGAGGCTTGCGAGCGTCAGGTGAAGGAAGAGACGGGAGCAACAAGCCGTAACATTCCGTTCGAACCTGCAGAGCACAAAACAACTTGTTTGGTATGCGGGGAGAAGTCGGCGCATTCCGTTGTGTTTGCTCGGGCGTATTGATTTTTGGGGGAGGGCATCATGAACCAAACCGGGGATAAGCGGCAGCGATTCGAACTGCTCATGAAGCAGGCGGAGCTGCCGCAGCAATTGACGGATGAACATTTTGGCGATGGGTATATAGACAAAGTGATTGTAAGCCGGAGTAACCGGGAATGGACGTTTTGCATACGCAAAACGTCTTTGGTTCCTTTACCGGCTTTTGGTGTTTTTTGCAGGGCGATACAGTTGAAGTTTGCCCATATTGCGCAAGTTTCGTTTCAATTTCACTATAGCGACGATGTGGCCAAATCAGATTTGATTACGGAATATTGGCCCGCATTTCTGGAGTGGCTCCAGAAGAGCAATGCTTCGATCAACGGATGGATGAACAAGGCACAGATGGAAACGGACGGCGATTTGATTACGCTTCATATGATGGACCAGATGGGTCTGGATATGGCGAAGAAGAAACGAATCGACGAGCTGGCTGTCGCTTTCTTCAACGATCAATTCTCAATCGGCTGCCGAATGAAGCTTGTCGTGGCCGCTGCGACGGAATCCAAGCAGGATGTCTACGAACAGTTCGCGCAGAAGCGGGAGCAAGAAGAACGTGACGTTATTCAGCAAATGATGACAAGTTCTCTTCCAGAAGCTCCGCAGGTGGAAGAGGGCGATGTTCGTCTCGTGGTCGGCTACGATATTCGCGAGGCACCCGTTCCGATCATGAACGTGTTGGAGGAAGAGAAGAAGATTGCCGTGCAGGGCGCGGTCTTCGGTCTCGACGAGAAAGAGCTTCGTAACGGCAGCACGCTGTTCACGTTCAATGTGACGGATTTCACGGATTCCATCGCTATGAAGATGTTCGCGAAGACGAAAGACGACGTCAAGGTGCTGAAGCAGCTCGCTAACGGCAAATGGATCAAAGCGCGAGGACGCGTTGAATATGACCGTTTCATGATGGAGCCGGAGCTCGTCATGATGCCTTCCGATCTTCACGAGGTGATGGCACCGAGGGAACCGAAGGACGATGCGGAGGAGAAGCGCGTCGAGTTCCATTTGCACACGACAATGAGCACGATGGATGCAGTGACGCCAGTGGACGCTTACATTAAACAGGCAGCCAAATGGGGACATAAGGCCATCGCGATTACGGACCACGGAAATGTGCAGTGCTATCCGGAAGCGGCGAAGGCGGCGAAGAAGAACGGGATCAAGGCGTTGTTCGGATTGGAAGCCAATGTCGTCAACGATGCAATTCCGATGGTCATGAATGCGCGTGAAGACGTCATGTCGACGGCCGTTTACGTCGTTTTCGATATCGAGACTACCGGGTTATCGGTTATGAACAACAAGATCATCGAGCTTGCTGGCGTGAAAATGCTGGAGGGTAGAGAGATCGATCGGTTCTCGACCTTCATCAACCCGCACGAAGACATTCCATACCATATTCAACAGCTGACGAACATTACGAACGAGATGGTCGCCGATGCGCCCGAGCTGGAGCCTAAGCTCCGGGAATTTGTTGCATTTATCGGCGATTCGATTCTTGTGGCGCATAATGCGAGATTCGATATGGGCTTTATTCAAGAATGCTGCAAACGATTTGGCATGCCGGAAGTAAAGAACCCCGTGCTGGATACGCTGGAGCTTGCCCGTTTCCTTCATCCAACGATGAAGAATCACAGGCTCGGGACGCTGGCGGATAAGTACAAAATCAGCCTCGAGAACGCTCACCGCGCGATCGACGACTCCCTCGCTCTTGGCGGCGTGCTCTTCGGTCTCATTAACGACGCAGCTGCACGCAACATTACGGGGCTTCAAATGCTCAACGATTATGTGGGACTCGATCTATCCAATATGCGACCGTTTCACTGCTGCATCTATGCGCTTAATGCCGCGGGCAAAAAGAACTTATTCAAATTAATTTCCATATCTCATACAGAGTACTTCAAACGCGTTCCTACCATTCCGAAGAGTAAGCTTACCGAACTAAGGGAAGGACTGCTTATTATTTCCGGCTGCGAGAAGGGCGAATTCTTTGAAGCAGTCATGAATAAATCGATGGAGGAAGCGGAAGAGACTGCCCATTATTATGATGTTCTTGAAATTCAGCCGGTCACGTTCTATATGCATCTCGTCGATAAGGGCTTCGTTGCAAGCCGGGCGGAGATCGAGCAGGCGATTCGCCGTGTATGCGAAATCGGCGACAAGCTGGGCAAGCCGGTCATTGCGACGGGTAACGTTCACTACCTCGTGGAGCGGGATAAGATGTTCCGTGACATTACTATCCACGGTATTACCGGATTCAGTCCGCTGAAGGATCAGAACAAACCCGATGCACATTTCCGCACGACGAAGGAGATGCTTGCCGAATTTGCTTTTCTTGGCGAGGCTCGCGCCTATGAAGTCGTCGTGAAGAATACCAACGAGCTCGCGGACCGCTTCGAGCCGTTCGATATGTTCCCTTCCAAGCTGTTCGTTCCCATCATGGAAGGCGCGGACGAGGAAATGCGCAACACCTGCTATGAAACGGCCAAGCGACTCTATGGGGAACCAATTCCTGACGTTGTCGTGCAACGGCTGGAGAAGGAGCTTATTCCGATTACGAAAGCCGGCTTCTCGGCGAACTATCTCATTTCCGAACGTCTCGTTAAGAAGTCCAATGCAGACGGCTATCTCGTAGGATCTCGGGGGTCCGTCGGCTCTTCGGTCGTGGCTACGTTCCTTGGTATTTCCGAGGTAAACCCGCTGCCTGCGCATTATACGTGCTTGAACATCGAATGCAAATACAGCGAATGGTTTCTGGACGGCAGTTACCCGTCTGGCTTCGATCTGCCGGACAAGCTTTGTCCGAATTGCGGCAAGCCGCTCAAAGGCGAAGGCCAGGATATCCCATTCGAAACGTTCCTCGGTTTCAAAGGCGATAAAGTTCCCGATATCGACTTGAACTTTTCCGGCGAATATCAGGCAACGGCGCATAATTTCACGAAGACGATGTTCGGCGAGAAGTCCGTTTACCGGGCAGGTACGATCGGTACCGTCGCCGAGAAGACGGCTTACGGCTTTGCGAAGAAATACGAGGAAGACAAAGGCAAGAAATGGCGTGGAGCGGAGTTATCGAGGCTGGCCAGCGGCTGCACCGGCGTTAAACGAAGCACCGGCCAGCATCCCGGCGGCATTGTCGTCGTCCCCTCCTATATCGACGTGGAAGACGTGACACCCGTGCAATATCCGGCGGATGATCAGAATGCCGAGTGGAAAACAACCCATTTCGACTATCACGCCTTCGAGGAAAACCTGCTCAAGCTCGATATTCTGGGC encodes:
- the proS gene encoding proline--tRNA ligase — translated: MSKEKQFVTEITPQGEDFSRWYIDVIKKAELMDYSPVRGCIVFRPEGFEIWEHMRDELDRRFKETGHRNAYFPMFIPESFFQKEKEHVEGFNPELPWVTEAGGEKLEERLAIRPTSETIIGHMYSKWIQSYRDLPVLINQWANVVRWEKRTLPFLRTTEFLWQEGHTAHELESEAREETNQMLEIYRDFCENFLAIPVIMGQKTPSERFAGAVDTYSIEAMMKDGRAVQAGTSHYLGTKFAVAFDIKYLDRENTQQFVHTTSWGVSTRLLGAMIMVHGDDRGLVLPPKVAPTQVVMIPIGPPKTREQVVGRVDELYVELKKAGIRVKVDDRTDMSPGWKFNEYEMRGVPIRLELGPRDMENGQVVLVSRISGEKRIVLQASLKEEINRMLTEIHNDMLERAKQFRSEHSYSVETLDEMKALFEEQRGFALAGWCGSEACERQVKEETGATSRNIPFEPAEHKTTCLVCGEKSAHSVVFARAY
- a CDS encoding PolC-type DNA polymerase III — its product is MNQTGDKRQRFELLMKQAELPQQLTDEHFGDGYIDKVIVSRSNREWTFCIRKTSLVPLPAFGVFCRAIQLKFAHIAQVSFQFHYSDDVAKSDLITEYWPAFLEWLQKSNASINGWMNKAQMETDGDLITLHMMDQMGLDMAKKKRIDELAVAFFNDQFSIGCRMKLVVAAATESKQDVYEQFAQKREQEERDVIQQMMTSSLPEAPQVEEGDVRLVVGYDIREAPVPIMNVLEEEKKIAVQGAVFGLDEKELRNGSTLFTFNVTDFTDSIAMKMFAKTKDDVKVLKQLANGKWIKARGRVEYDRFMMEPELVMMPSDLHEVMAPREPKDDAEEKRVEFHLHTTMSTMDAVTPVDAYIKQAAKWGHKAIAITDHGNVQCYPEAAKAAKKNGIKALFGLEANVVNDAIPMVMNAREDVMSTAVYVVFDIETTGLSVMNNKIIELAGVKMLEGREIDRFSTFINPHEDIPYHIQQLTNITNEMVADAPELEPKLREFVAFIGDSILVAHNARFDMGFIQECCKRFGMPEVKNPVLDTLELARFLHPTMKNHRLGTLADKYKISLENAHRAIDDSLALGGVLFGLINDAAARNITGLQMLNDYVGLDLSNMRPFHCCIYALNAAGKKNLFKLISISHTEYFKRVPTIPKSKLTELREGLLIISGCEKGEFFEAVMNKSMEEAEETAHYYDVLEIQPVTFYMHLVDKGFVASRAEIEQAIRRVCEIGDKLGKPVIATGNVHYLVERDKMFRDITIHGITGFSPLKDQNKPDAHFRTTKEMLAEFAFLGEARAYEVVVKNTNELADRFEPFDMFPSKLFVPIMEGADEEMRNTCYETAKRLYGEPIPDVVVQRLEKELIPITKAGFSANYLISERLVKKSNADGYLVGSRGSVGSSVVATFLGISEVNPLPAHYTCLNIECKYSEWFLDGSYPSGFDLPDKLCPNCGKPLKGEGQDIPFETFLGFKGDKVPDIDLNFSGEYQATAHNFTKTMFGEKSVYRAGTIGTVAEKTAYGFAKKYEEDKGKKWRGAELSRLASGCTGVKRSTGQHPGGIVVVPSYIDVEDVTPVQYPADDQNAEWKTTHFDYHAFEENLLKLDILGHDDPTMMRMLQDLTGIDPTTIPMNDPKVMSMFSSTDALGVTSQQIRSTVATYGVPEMGTKFVRQMLEETKPATFADLLQISGLSHGTGVWLGNAQELIKNRTCTIKTVIGCRDDIMLFLIYKAGMDAGLAFKITESVRKGRGLTPEWIEEMKQCKVPQWYIDSCLKIEYMFPKAHAAAYVISAVRTAFFKLYHPIEYYATYFSIRAEDFDLELLCQGYEAISRKLTEIEAKGFNATPKEKNSVSLLEMALEMTARGFSFKMVDLYRSDATRFIVDGSSLIPPFGAISGIGENAARNIAAARDFGEFLSIEDFQQKSKATKTIIEVLTGMGCFRGLPESNQLSLF